The following is a genomic window from Neodiprion pinetum isolate iyNeoPine1 chromosome 3, iyNeoPine1.2, whole genome shotgun sequence.
TTCCAACAAACAAAACAtatcttttcttcttatcaCCGTTCGCTTCCTGGCcttgttgtttcttcaaattcgTTTGCTGTTCCTTCTTCTGTTTACCTTCAGGCTTGGAAGCATTTGTCGCTTTCTTCTTTGATGGATGGTCGTCCTcatcttcgtcttcttcttcttcctcatcctcgtcttcttcttcttcttcttcttcttcttcttcgcctgCATCTTTCTCTTTAAACTGGTTCAGAGAAGAATTCAATCCATTGGATTGGGTCTCTTCTTCCTCATCGCtatcctcttcttcttcctcctcctcctcctcgtcatcTTCCTcttcatcatcgtcgtcgtcatcttCACTGTCTTCTCCCTCCTCTACTTCAGCAGTTTCATCTTCACTCGCAGACTCCGACTCTGCTTCCTCTTCATCGTCGTCTTCATCCTCATCTTCAACGCTCTCGCTGACTAACTTTGTCTTTTTCACTATCTTGTTGCCAGGCTTGCTCACCTGTAGAACGATTGCACCCTGCTTCTTttccttattcttcttcttgtctGCCCCTTCTACTTCCCCCTTACTTGGCTGCGCCTTGTTCAATTTAGCCTTCTTTTTCTCGAATGTATGAATGTTTACCGGCTTCTCAACATCCGGTTCGCCGGCTTCCGTTCCCTCCGCGTCAGGAGCTCCTTTCTCGCGTCTCAGCCTGCGCTTCTCAGCCTTTGACAATCCCTTGTTGTCGCTTTTCTTTTCCGTGTCTCCCTTTTTATCGCTCTGGAGTGCGACCCCCTCCAAAacagccaatttttttttcagtacagCCAGCTTCCTTCGCGCCGTTTTAGTCAACTCCGCTCTGCCCTTGATCTCCTCGATTCTCAGCCTTATTTCATCCGGCGACAAGATGATCTGGTCTATTTTGTACTGACCCTCGCTGAGTCGTTTCTGTTTCCTAGACTTTGTTTTTTCCGCTCGTTTCTCTTTAGCCTTTACCGTATCTCCGGATTTCTTTTCTACCTTCGTTTTGCCCTTAGTACTTTTCTCTGCGGCTTTGGCAGCCTGATGCTCTTTTTTAGCAGACCACAGAGACTTCGGTGTTCCTCCCTCAGCCTTTATCTTCTCTATCGCTTTCAGCTTGCGTTGTTTGCTTTTTAGTCTTTTACGCTGGCTGGTGGTCAGCTGCGTCGTTGCCTCCGAACTGCCGTTAACTTTGCTAGTCTTCTCCTCCACGTTTTTAGCATCCtttttctgcttctttttTGGTGCTGAATCTGTCTCAATACTTGCTCCGGATTCTACCAGGCTTTCGCTCTTGGAACGCTTCTTTTGCTTCGTCAAACTCATCATTGAGAcgattgttttgttttcttgtctATCGGATGAAACACAGAAAGAGACATTGATGTGAGAAATTTTGCAAGAAACAGTTTGCtccgtttattttattttttctttttttcaactttcataTTGATTACAGACAATATTTTACGTCGTCAATTTCGATCATCGTTAATCAAGTTTTAGAGCAATCAAGTTtcgcgttaaattttcaatcagaCAGATTGTAATGACAAAGTTTGTTACACCGATCTATTCCAGATTTATCCGTAATTATATACTCACCGTAAATTAACCTGCAAATTCTATCGGGCACCACGTGTAGTCAACGCTTAAAGTTGACGCTGGGAGTTGGAACGCGGTATCGCTTGCGGCCGACTAGAGCCAGCTAGAGCCTAGTAACACAGTTTTGTAATTTCATGGTAGATGTCGCTACCGATCGGCTTAGCTTCCAATCACGAGTTAAAATTATCTAGATGGATCGAACACGTGACTACCGCTCAATTCGATTCAAAGGGTTATAGCTAGTCGGAATGTTTTcaaaaaccgatttttttttcaatttgctaTTTGTAATGTACATGTATTAAAGAAGCCGccgttttgttaaaaattaatattttgcttaTCCCTTAGATCAAAGACGAGATAATACCTTGTATtaactaaatattttttattttttcatttcgaatgaTTCAGTCCAGAGATATGTATCTTGCTCGCCGCGAGACgccttttttttaaaggtGCTCTCGGAGATTTGCTATAGCagctttaaaaattatatcgtatcaaattgaattgatttttgaaaaaaaacttttgtcgccgagtaatttatttacattaaatATGTTTGAGAGCTTATGCGTAGATAGATTATGCGATATTTAGTAAAGAGAAACATTTTCATTGACTATTCATCTATGGATGAACAattgttggtaaaaatttaGGATTTCATGTCAGTAAATggataatgattttttttggataataattaaataggATACAGACGGGTATGTCGatcgtttatttatattatattatatacagctAATCTATTTACTTCGAAACGTGTCGAGGGGCGTACAAAGCTTGTATTGCATTATACTTATCTAACTTTCATCGTCAATACATTCGAAAATCAATCCTCAATTTCGCGTACAACAGAAAAGATAAAAGAGGTACAAACTCGCTTCGTTGAATAcgtaatttatgtataattgatccatataaataattcataaatttcctcatcattttttccttctcacAATTAAAAACTCATATCTGTATATAATTAACCCGTGAATCAAATATGGATATTCAAATTACTCGACGTTGACGATTTCGAAGTAATCCTCGAACGTTTCTTCCTCCCTAGTTTTATTCGGCGATATAATTGGCAGTTTTATAAACGTAGTATCACTTCCGGGTACCCAGGGTGAATCGGTATCGTTATAATCGTTCCTAATCGCATAATCGCTGTCATAGGAATCTCGTAGTCTCAGTATCTGGGCTAGCTCCCGATCCTCGTTGTCCTGAATTTTCTCCGTCGTATTTCCCGCCACGCCTCGACTCGACGCGATAATCGACGAGGAGAAACTCGAGGACTCCTCGTTCCTTCCGGAAGTTCCAGACCCGCGGAATCCGGTTATCCTTTCGATCTTGCCTGAGCGAGTATGCGAAGTCTCGGTACCGCCGTCATTGACTATGACGACGTTCCGGTTACCCCGGAGCTGCGATTCCTTCGACTCGATCCCTTCGGATCCAGCCGAGCTCTGATCCTCGTGAGAAACGTTTAGCTCACGGTTTCTTCTGTTGTCTGCGGTGGCCAAGGAGTCGGTTGCGTTCGGCGGCGCCTCTCGGTGCAGATAAGCGACAGGCCAATGTCTGCCGAGTAATCCCGGCCTCGGCACTTCTCCGTAAGGATTTTCCTCCTCGTAACGATCGCTCGTCGGACGACCTGGCCGAGGATTTGGCAGGTAGGGGTAATAATTCTCGCTGCACGGCCTCCACTGTTCTTGATCCGGCCCCACGTAGCACCTTAACAACAAAGGTTATGCGTTCACACAGAGTACGGAAAAAGACCGCGTGATCGATGAAGGTAAATACTAACCATGGGTAATGGTAACCCTGCGAATAACCGCAGTGATGCTGTGGCTCGCAGCAGTAGTCCCAGCTTCCAAACTCACCGCCTTCTGGCTCGCAGGACCAGAAACCGGCGATTTTGTTCCTCTCGCATCTGGTTCCCCGCCTGCAGGGCTGGCCGTTTACCGTGAAGTGCTGGAACGTTGAGCCTCCGTATTCTGCGAATCGCAAGATGAACAGTTTACATCTGAAGGGATAGCATCGAGATTCATCGGGACTCTAATTCTTACTGTGCGAAAAGTGGTATTGATCTTCGGTGTCGTATAAGGAACCTCCGCCGTAACCGCCTCCTCCAAATTGACCTCCGTAACTCGGTCCGACAGGGTCTGGTCTATCAGGGTTCAATGGACGGCGGTTGTAGTAACCTTCGTTGTCGTCATTGGGTCTAGGAACCGTACCGTAGGGTCTTCCGGCGTTTCTATGATCGTTGAAACCCGATGGCGGAGGGTACCGACCTCCCCCATGAGGTCTTCCTGGTCTAGGCTCAAAGTCGAAGCCACCGCCTCCACTCGACGGGTCGTAATGCCCGGGAGAATTATGTGGACGAGAGCTTGGACCTGGCCTGGGTGGTTCGTGGCCGATGCCCGGTCGGCGTGGGGGTGGAAGTTTCTCATGGTGGAAGTAGCGGTCCTGATCCTCGTCATCGTCGAGGTATATTCCTACGGAGTAGCCCGAGTCGCACTGAGGCTCGAATTCCTTCCACACAAAAAGCAGGTGACCGTCGCCGCGGATGTAATCTATTCCAGGACGCAAATCGCGACGCGGTACGTCGCTCATGAAACAGTTGTGCTCGTCCCTGTCGACTGAAATTCTGAAAGATACGAGATATCGACCTTCTTTATCTCGGATTCATCGTCAGTGATCAGTTTCCGCGAGGTTTTTAATCACCTGTAGCTGAACGCCATGCACGGCACTCGACCCCTCAACCGCATCTCTGAACATCGCTCTCGACACTCGATCTCGGAGTCGACGTATATCGTCAGGATCACTGCGCTCGGTGTCAATCTGCACGGTTTGTCGTACTCCGCGTAACACACTGCGTACAAGATGTTTGATCAcgaatagaaatatttcagcaatggtttcattcaaattcatcAAGAGCATCAAGAAATCACCATGTTGGATGCCCCTCTTTGGGGGTGGTTTTCGCCCCCTTTTAAAGTGTTTgatggcagataaaaaaaaaaaaaaaaatacgtgtcggctagtttttagtctactataacatattacaaaagaaatctaaTCGGGGAGCTCGACaagggataccttccttgcgAGTGACTTTCGTGGATAATGTGTATATTTCAGTTGCTCGAATTATACCTTCGTCCGGTTTTGTCGGCCTTGTGTTAGGCTCTGGTCTTCGCCAACGGTGATTCAGCGGTGGGAAAGGATACGGTTCACATCCTCGACCGAAACTTCCTCTCTGGTACAATTCGGCACCTTCAACATCAATCAGAGACAGTGGATCCAATTCCTGGGTTGGACAGTCGCTCAGGAAACAATTCGGAGCACCGTCTCTGATCGGTTTTTCGCCGTATCTGACGAGAATAGCGAGGTTGCAGTGGCGCTGAAGAAAGCAATGTCGATATTTCGTCGACAACGATATTACCTATAAACGAAACTCCTGCACGTAAACGAAACGGCATCTACACACGCGGCTTCGCACTCCCCGAGTCCGTGAACAGCGAATGATTTTCTCAGAGCTGCAGGCGGGATTCCAAAGCCGCTTCTGACTCGCCAGAAAcactctgaaaaaaaaaaaaaaaaattcccgatGTCAGAACAGAGCATCGTGGGATTCGAGGAAGGTCAAAGCTTAATTTTGCTCCTGTCACCTTCTTCAGCGGGACGGTGGCTGATTTGTCCTCCCTTTTCGGCGCACGATTTTGCATTTCCGGTCATCGAGTAGATGTCGTAATCGCGGTCGGGTTCCAGGTCGGTGTAAAAGTCAAGGTCCCTGTAGGATATCTCGCTGAGAAGACAGTTGTCAGTTGGCGCATCAGCGGTGACGCTGTACCTGATCGCAAATCATCGTATAAGTACAAGAACGAACAAAACAGATCAATGGTCGTCGTATCAAATAAAGGGAGGGGACGGTTTCTTCAAGTATCAGTCCTACAAATTCGACTGTTCAATTTGAGTACTGATACTTGTATAGGAACGATACCATCTCCAAATAGATGTACCTGTAGCTGAAGGTCACGCAGAGGCAGTCCTTCTCAATAGCGCAGAGATTCTCGCAGTGGTCCAAACTCGGCGTAAGATAACTCTTCCTGACTATTCCTCTGCGCAGTTTAAACCCCGCCCCGGACCTGACCGAGCAGTGTTCGGGTCGCCTAGAAGTTCCCCCGTAACCGACGTCTCTATCGCCTGGAACGTAGTTGTCCCCGTATCCAAAGGCCCCGCCGTAGTTGTAGACGTCAGCCGCGCCCTCGAACGGTCTCTTCTCATGACCGTAAAAGTTACCCCGTTTCGGTGGCTCGTGACCGTCAATGTGGTTCGTGGTGTAGCCGTAAGCTCCCCCGTAACTTTCGGCTCCCCCCCATCCATGGGAGTAGTAATGGTGAACGGTGTCTTTTCTCCTCCCGGGTTTGTCGTACGGTTGAATTTCGTTCGCACCAAGGTCCGGAGGACGCGGTCTGAATCCGTAACTCGGTGGCCCGGGTCTGTTGGTTTCTTTGGGCAGGTAGGGTCGTCCCGGTCTCGGGTAATCGAATCGGACCTCGTCCTCTATCGGTCGAATGCTTATCGGCGGGTAGTCCGACCCGTCGGGATGCCAGGGTGGCGGTTCACCCTGAAAACGGTGCGGCCTCGGCTCAGGGAGGAAAGGATGAGGGACCAAAGGACGAGGCACCTCGATCGGTCTTCTATGGTCCCCTCGCTCCGGCAGGTACGGACGTCTATCCTCGTGCCCTGATACCGATCCGGGCCTCACGTCTATCCATCCGCTCCCGCCTTCGCCGTACGACGGACGCTGCGGTCGTCGATTAGCGTTGTTCCGACAGCCCTGCTCTCTCTCGTAGTAGTCGTAGCGAGGCTCGTGCTCCACGTCGCGACCGAAGTCTATTTGCGTCGGTCGCATCGACGTCAGCTCGCACATCCCGTGGCGACTCCGTGATCCCGGGTGTCTGTGAAGCCGGGTAAAGAGTTTTTTGTCGATTGAACGATCATCGGTTTTCGTCCTCTACAGCTGTTTTAGGGTTACTTTGACAATTTCATTGTCGTACGTGATGCGGGTGGAATGAAATTGGAAGACGTCGGTAAAGGAGTGAGGATACGTGGTCTCTCCTTTGTTCGTGTCAAATTGTCCGTGGTGATGTAATGGGAGGTCGATGTCTGTAATAGCACGACGATGTTGGCAGTAGGACAACCCAGATATGCAGCGAAAAATGCAATCGTTATTACGTTACGGGaagcgtgaaaaataaaccgTGTGTAGGTATATGAAGCATCGTCGAAGTGCACGGcgtatcgtttttttttttttttttgacatttcgTTCGCTATCGTAAACGATTATTGAGCTATGCAGTCTCACCTGTAGTTGAACCCTTCGCAAGGGAACCCCTTTTCGCTGTCGCATTCTCTGCCGCACTCTTCTATCCTCTCACAGTTGACGGCTTTTCGAATGTGAATCTCGGCCAGTCTTTTTCCCGTGAACAATTTACGGTAGCATGCtgtaaattgattaatttgtAATTCGCAGTTCGCATCGATCACTCGCAGCCATTGTTGCGTACTGTAAAGATGCTGGAAACTTTTGAGTGACCATCGAACTTACGCTGACAACTGCCACTGTTTTCCTCTAC
Proteins encoded in this region:
- the LOC124214862 gene encoding nucleolin: MMSLTKQKKRSKSESLVESGASIETDSAPKKKQKKDAKNVEEKTSKVNGSSEATTQLTTSQRKRLKSKQRKLKAIEKIKAEGGTPKSLWSAKKEHQAAKAAEKSTKGKTKVEKKSGDTVKAKEKRAEKTKSRKQKRLSEGQYKIDQIILSPDEIRLRIEEIKGRAELTKTARRKLAVLKKKLAVLEGVALQSDKKGDTEKKSDNKGLSKAEKRRLRREKGAPDAEGTEAGEPDVEKPVNIHTFEKKKAKLNKAQPSKGEVEGADKKKNKEKKQGAIVLQVSKPGNKIVKKTKLVSESVEDEDEDDDEEEAESESASEDETAEVEEGEDSEDDDDDDEEEDDEEEEEEEEEDSDEEEETQSNGLNSSLNQFKEKDAGEEEEEEEEEEDEDEEEEEDEDEDDHPSKKKATNASKPEGKQKKEQQTNLKKQQGQEANGDKKKRYVLFVGNIPFDLKPADLEKHFLTKVGEVSSVRIPTKKGTQIPRGFAYVEVTNNIDYEKGLSLHHSMVNGRRINVEYTLAGSKQVVKRQELVSKNQKLHAMRKAGQLAGSQKHDQKRSVRRFKKKEQERKPN
- the LOC124214856 gene encoding uncharacterized protein isoform X1, yielding MKSLEYLTKFFFILILASHGESLTIDNQLVIIANDCYTRIAIGSILPSKDVAASVEAKTVSECEDECSRQRNLCEIFSYGIGPKGNASCLLGNRIPNGDELIADPDYDVYLRQQSSPSCMPDRVYKLGSGVRNPTIVNGASETAVKTDDDKDTGKKRKNGRRPIGTSVVPGPAGFGTVTIAGKPPDEVPSPFEPNADKMPDDDRNYGNYPIIHQPNFSPDYDQDNPNPNPPYTGYGNKNVGYGGPGNYAGDFYGVEEEFPLPDRHHQDRDYYLHIVEHGNRHEMNGYRPTPAEFSCYRKLFTGKRLAEIHIRKAVNCERIEECGRECDSEKGFPCEGFNYRHPGSRSRHGMCELTSMRPTQIDFGRDVEHEPRYDYYEREQGCRNNANRRPQRPSYGEGGSGWIDVRPGSVSGHEDRRPYLPERGDHRRPIEVPRPLVPHPFLPEPRPHRFQGEPPPWHPDGSDYPPISIRPIEDEVRFDYPRPGRPYLPKETNRPGPPSYGFRPRPPDLGANEIQPYDKPGRRKDTVHHYYSHGWGGAESYGGAYGYTTNHIDGHEPPKRGNFYGHEKRPFEGAADVYNYGGAFGYGDNYVPGDRDVGYGGTSRRPEHCSVRSGAGFKLRRGIVRKSYLTPSLDHCENLCAIEKDCLCVTFSYRYSVTADAPTDNCLLSEISYRDLDFYTDLEPDRDYDIYSMTGNAKSCAEKGGQISHRPAEEECFWRVRSGFGIPPAALRKSFAVHGLGECEAACVDAVSFTCRSFVYRYGEKPIRDGAPNCFLSDCPTQELDPLSLIDVEGAELYQRGSFGRGCEPYPFPPLNHRWRRPEPNTRPTKPDEVCYAEYDKPCRLTPSAVILTIYVDSEIECRERCSEMRLRGRVPCMAFSYRISVDRDEHNCFMSDVPRRDLRPGIDYIRGDGHLLFVWKEFEPQCDSGYSVGIYLDDDEDQDRYFHHEKLPPPRRPGIGHEPPRPGPSSRPHNSPGHYDPSSGGGGFDFEPRPGRPHGGGRYPPPSGFNDHRNAGRPYGTVPRPNDDNEGYYNRRPLNPDRPDPVGPSYGGQFGGGGYGGGSLYDTEDQYHFSHKYGGSTFQHFTVNGQPCRRGTRCERNKIAGFWSCEPEGGEFGSWDYCCEPQHHCGYSQGYHYPWCYVGPDQEQWRPCSENYYPYLPNPRPGRPTSDRYEEENPYGEVPRPGLLGRHWPVAYLHREAPPNATDSLATADNRRNRELNVSHEDQSSAGSEGIESKESQLRGNRNVVIVNDGGTETSHTRSGKIERITGFRGSGTSGRNEESSSFSSSIIASSRGVAGNTTEKIQDNEDRELAQILRLRDSYDSDYAIRNDYNDTDSPWVPGSDTTFIKLPIISPNKTREEETFEDYFEIVNVE
- the LOC124214856 gene encoding uncharacterized protein isoform X2; this translates as MHREFNLFVILQCLLVWTDQSSIIIVEENSGSCQPCYRKLFTGKRLAEIHIRKAVNCERIEECGRECDSEKGFPCEGFNYRHPGSRSRHGMCELTSMRPTQIDFGRDVEHEPRYDYYEREQGCRNNANRRPQRPSYGEGGSGWIDVRPGSVSGHEDRRPYLPERGDHRRPIEVPRPLVPHPFLPEPRPHRFQGEPPPWHPDGSDYPPISIRPIEDEVRFDYPRPGRPYLPKETNRPGPPSYGFRPRPPDLGANEIQPYDKPGRRKDTVHHYYSHGWGGAESYGGAYGYTTNHIDGHEPPKRGNFYGHEKRPFEGAADVYNYGGAFGYGDNYVPGDRDVGYGGTSRRPEHCSVRSGAGFKLRRGIVRKSYLTPSLDHCENLCAIEKDCLCVTFSYRYSVTADAPTDNCLLSEISYRDLDFYTDLEPDRDYDIYSMTGNAKSCAEKGGQISHRPAEEECFWRVRSGFGIPPAALRKSFAVHGLGECEAACVDAVSFTCRSFVYRYGEKPIRDGAPNCFLSDCPTQELDPLSLIDVEGAELYQRGSFGRGCEPYPFPPLNHRWRRPEPNTRPTKPDEVCYAEYDKPCRLTPSAVILTIYVDSEIECRERCSEMRLRGRVPCMAFSYRISVDRDEHNCFMSDVPRRDLRPGIDYIRGDGHLLFVWKEFEPQCDSGYSVGIYLDDDEDQDRYFHHEKLPPPRRPGIGHEPPRPGPSSRPHNSPGHYDPSSGGGGFDFEPRPGRPHGGGRYPPPSGFNDHRNAGRPYGTVPRPNDDNEGYYNRRPLNPDRPDPVGPSYGGQFGGGGYGGGSLYDTEDQYHFSHKYGGSTFQHFTVNGQPCRRGTRCERNKIAGFWSCEPEGGEFGSWDYCCEPQHHCGYSQGYHYPWCYVGPDQEQWRPCSENYYPYLPNPRPGRPTSDRYEEENPYGEVPRPGLLGRHWPVAYLHREAPPNATDSLATADNRRNRELNVSHEDQSSAGSEGIESKESQLRGNRNVVIVNDGGTETSHTRSGKIERITGFRGSGTSGRNEESSSFSSSIIASSRGVAGNTTEKIQDNEDRELAQILRLRDSYDSDYAIRNDYNDTDSPWVPGSDTTFIKLPIISPNKTREEETFEDYFEIVNVE